One genomic window of Borreliella garinii includes the following:
- a CDS encoding GldG family protein, producing MKNKENEVLNLTLNLTIIFLIFCNVSIFIFKIDLTKHKAFTISKVTKNLFSSANETIYITYYNSGSLENYFAFPNQIKNFLISFSDASKGKVIYKELDADKISTPLEHIGIPSQQIDLRDINQLSILKIYSGIEIIYEGQREVIPVVTEISNLEYDLANGLDKLINNTKKVLGLAFGDSTLKEAHKNFSEIMKKAFGIEIKEIDLKTEKLEDMRKEINGLFIIGAKEIDEEIVKKIDDFIVNDGKIFIATSTIDYNPQNPYGITPIKSKLFDLFESYGIKYNDNIILDKRAPTIFLGGNFQTYYPWVLIDKSNIVKKDIPLLKNFYAATIPWSSSLELVKKDVAEVKFLPLFASSKQSWQVKEPNLSNISLNAFEVPNKFEENELKMLGYAIEGKIKSLYKEQYSKNSKIILTGSSMIFSDYMYNGSPSNFELSGRISDYLMQKEEFFNIKSREIRAKLKFTSSSNEMVNAKFSLIIVNLIILPTIILIFGLVRFTRKRKAN from the coding sequence ATGAAAAATAAAGAAAACGAAGTTTTAAACCTAACTTTAAACCTTACAATAATCTTTTTGATTTTTTGCAATGTATCTATTTTCATTTTTAAAATAGACCTTACAAAGCACAAAGCTTTTACAATATCTAAAGTTACAAAAAATTTGTTTTCAAGTGCAAATGAAACAATATATATCACATATTACAATTCGGGAAGCCTTGAAAACTATTTTGCTTTTCCAAATCAAATAAAAAATTTTTTAATAAGTTTTTCTGATGCTTCAAAAGGCAAAGTAATTTACAAAGAGCTTGATGCTGATAAAATTTCAACACCATTAGAACACATTGGCATTCCTTCTCAACAAATCGACTTAAGAGATATTAATCAACTCTCAATACTCAAAATATATTCAGGAATTGAAATTATTTATGAAGGTCAAAGAGAAGTAATACCAGTTGTAACAGAAATCAGCAATTTAGAATATGACCTTGCAAATGGACTTGACAAGCTAATAAACAATACAAAAAAAGTTTTAGGACTTGCTTTTGGAGACAGTACTTTAAAAGAAGCACACAAAAACTTTTCTGAAATAATGAAAAAAGCATTTGGTATTGAAATAAAAGAAATAGACTTAAAAACTGAAAAATTAGAAGACATGAGAAAAGAAATCAATGGATTATTCATTATTGGTGCTAAAGAAATTGATGAAGAGATTGTAAAAAAAATTGACGATTTTATTGTTAATGATGGAAAAATATTTATTGCAACAAGCACAATTGACTACAATCCTCAAAATCCATATGGCATAACTCCTATTAAATCTAAACTATTTGATCTATTTGAAAGTTATGGTATAAAATACAACGACAATATTATTCTTGATAAAAGAGCACCTACAATCTTTTTAGGTGGCAATTTCCAAACTTACTATCCATGGGTCTTAATAGACAAAAGTAATATTGTAAAAAAAGACATACCACTACTTAAAAATTTTTATGCTGCTACAATTCCTTGGAGCAGTTCATTAGAACTTGTAAAAAAAGATGTAGCAGAAGTAAAATTTTTGCCTCTATTTGCAAGCTCCAAACAATCATGGCAAGTTAAAGAGCCTAATCTTTCAAACATATCTTTGAATGCATTCGAAGTTCCAAATAAATTTGAAGAAAATGAACTCAAAATGCTAGGATATGCAATTGAAGGAAAAATTAAAAGTCTATATAAAGAACAATATTCCAAAAATTCTAAAATAATTCTAACAGGATCAAGCATGATATTTAGTGATTATATGTACAACGGTTCTCCATCAAACTTTGAACTATCAGGAAGAATTTCGGATTATTTAATGCAAAAGGAAGAATTTTTTAATATTAAGTCCAGAGAAATACGAGCTAAATTAAAATTTACAAGCTCTTCAAACGAAATGGTCAATGCAAAGTTTTCATTAATAATTGTTAACTTAATTATTCTTCCAACAATAATATTAATATTTGGACTTGTTAGATTTACTAGAAAAAGAAAAGCAAATTAA
- a CDS encoding DUF4340 domain-containing protein gives MTKPKIFSINKEKIKILTIVVLTSTFLLGIIFSNENKVARILEEKFFDFDLNLISKIETELEGTLTKLGKDWMLTYNKQNIPVDNKKVNSLIRALDELQKNKLVSRDQKKHKELGIGENPSFKLFDNNNKLLTEIFVGKPGEGDSRLAYIKGSSENVYLTKNIFLSYKGNSYNTFSDTTLFQEKNTKLESLSFKIIRKLNKENENNINNNYEITTKDGLYFLNNQKMLKERPLNIIAEFKADGLEIDKSKINDYNLQYKIEVKWSNKSVNNIEVYFNKNEENDKDILIKKDKDEYYYMTSKWTFFDVFNLEKKIIEKDNISSNDNQKDEHEHHNNAD, from the coding sequence ATGACAAAACCAAAAATATTCTCAATCAATAAAGAAAAAATAAAAATATTGACAATAGTAGTATTAACATCTACATTCTTATTAGGAATAATTTTTTCAAATGAAAATAAAGTAGCAAGAATCCTGGAAGAAAAATTTTTCGATTTTGACTTAAATTTAATTTCTAAAATCGAAACAGAACTTGAAGGAACGCTGACAAAACTTGGTAAAGATTGGATGCTAACATACAACAAACAAAATATTCCCGTTGACAATAAAAAAGTTAATTCTCTAATCAGAGCATTAGACGAACTTCAAAAAAATAAACTTGTAAGTAGAGATCAAAAAAAGCACAAAGAATTGGGAATAGGAGAAAATCCAAGCTTCAAATTATTTGACAATAATAACAAACTATTGACAGAAATTTTTGTTGGAAAACCAGGAGAAGGCGATTCAAGATTAGCATACATTAAGGGTAGCAGCGAAAATGTTTACTTAACAAAAAATATTTTCTTATCATATAAAGGGAATTCTTATAATACATTTTCAGATACTACACTATTTCAAGAAAAAAACACAAAATTAGAAAGTTTATCATTCAAAATAATAAGAAAATTAAACAAAGAAAATGAAAATAACATAAATAATAACTATGAGATTACCACTAAAGATGGTCTTTATTTTTTAAATAACCAAAAAATGTTAAAAGAAAGGCCTTTAAATATTATTGCTGAATTTAAAGCCGATGGACTTGAAATTGACAAATCTAAAATAAATGACTATAACCTTCAATACAAGATTGAAGTCAAATGGAGCAATAAAAGTGTTAACAATATTGAAGTTTACTTTAACAAAAATGAAGAAAATGACAAAGACATATTAATCAAAAAAGATAAAGATGAATATTACTACATGACTAGCAAATGGACTTTTTTTGATGTATTTAACTTAGAAAAAAAAATAATAGAAAAAGATAATATTTCTAGCAATGATAATCAAAAAGATGAGCATGAACACCACAACAATGCAGATTAA
- a CDS encoding NAD(P)/FAD-dependent oxidoreductase — protein MHYEFAVIGGGIAGSTVTYELLKRNKKVILFDDEDTKATIIAGGLINPIMGRKMNIAWKESHIFEFAKNYYQEIEKTIKSNFFIEKNIFRPFTTENQKNELVDKLENDKNIKNFILKIKDGKIYNFSNDSNGGMIIKGARINTKIYIKNIKKYLIKKKSYINKNIDENKIKLGESFFKIEDFKFEKLIFAKGYKEKLKGFFSYLPFEPAKGEIIVLECKKLNFKEVYNRHVSLIHLKDNKFYLGGTYEWNTWNTLTNEWAKLELLKKFQKITNLKCKVIDQKAHIRPSTLDREPFLGEHPKHKNIFILNGFGTRGISMAPYLSNLLINNIEKIDKIPNHYNIKRYAKYYNILNHS, from the coding sequence ATGCATTATGAATTTGCAGTTATCGGCGGAGGAATAGCAGGAAGCACCGTTACTTACGAACTACTTAAAAGAAATAAAAAAGTAATTCTTTTCGATGATGAAGATACAAAAGCAACAATAATAGCGGGCGGACTTATTAATCCTATTATGGGTAGAAAAATGAACATTGCCTGGAAAGAATCGCATATTTTTGAATTTGCAAAAAACTACTATCAAGAAATTGAAAAAACCATTAAATCCAACTTTTTCATAGAAAAAAATATCTTTAGACCCTTTACTACTGAAAATCAAAAAAATGAACTGGTTGATAAACTTGAAAACGATAAAAACATTAAAAACTTTATTTTGAAAATAAAAGATGGAAAAATTTATAATTTCTCAAACGACTCTAACGGCGGAATGATAATAAAAGGTGCTAGGATTAATACAAAAATCTATATAAAAAATATTAAAAAATATTTAATCAAAAAAAAATCATACATAAACAAAAATATCGACGAAAATAAAATTAAACTCGGAGAAAGTTTTTTTAAAATAGAAGATTTCAAGTTTGAAAAATTAATATTTGCAAAAGGGTATAAAGAAAAACTCAAAGGATTTTTTTCTTATCTCCCATTTGAACCTGCAAAAGGTGAAATCATTGTATTAGAATGCAAAAAATTAAATTTTAAAGAAGTTTACAATAGACATGTATCTTTAATTCACTTAAAAGACAACAAATTTTATCTTGGGGGCACTTACGAATGGAACACTTGGAATACACTTACAAATGAATGGGCAAAACTAGAATTATTAAAAAAATTTCAAAAAATAACAAATCTAAAATGCAAGGTCATTGATCAAAAAGCACACATAAGGCCCTCAACTCTTGACAGAGAGCCTTTCTTAGGAGAACACCCTAAGCATAAAAATATCTTCATATTAAATGGTTTTGGAACAAGAGGTATATCAATGGCACCATACTTATCCAATTTATTGATTAATAATATTGAAAAAATTGACAAAATTCCAAATCATTATAATATTAAAAGATACGCAAAATATTACAATATTTTAAATCATTCTTAA
- a CDS encoding ABC transporter permease subunit yields MKLDIIKKNFYIVLFSIFIVLLIIAPELVNENSKIAIYKKDPNKIYLKSTKKIPMPPTKDNPLGIDKMGRDIMARLIIATRNSILLSLSYATISAIIGIFIGTIIGMISFEICMQISKLIEALQTLPFFYVVSLVFYYFLKQKTYNMLQTATLLALIHGWIRFAFIARNNTLIIKNLDYVKAGEAMGASKIRIILSHIFPEVFSSISSIIPLQMARSLTTFEVVSFLQKQDKNLYPSLGELLNYMEMGNKYLWIWINPLLILIVINIILTIINLQLRKKMKHLISY; encoded by the coding sequence ATGAAACTAGATATAATAAAAAAAAATTTTTATATCGTACTATTTAGCATATTTATTGTATTGTTAATCATTGCTCCAGAACTAGTTAATGAAAATTCAAAAATTGCAATCTACAAAAAAGATCCAAATAAAATTTATTTAAAATCTACCAAAAAAATACCTATGCCACCCACAAAAGACAATCCACTAGGAATCGACAAAATGGGCAGAGATATTATGGCAAGATTAATAATTGCAACTAGAAATTCTATTCTACTTTCACTAAGCTATGCAACAATTTCTGCAATAATCGGAATCTTCATTGGAACAATAATTGGCATGATTAGTTTTGAAATTTGCATGCAAATTTCAAAACTAATCGAAGCATTACAAACGTTACCTTTTTTTTATGTTGTGTCTTTAGTTTTTTACTACTTTTTAAAACAAAAAACTTACAATATGCTTCAAACAGCAACACTATTGGCATTGATTCATGGATGGATTAGGTTTGCTTTTATTGCAAGAAACAATACGCTAATAATAAAAAATTTAGATTATGTTAAAGCCGGTGAAGCTATGGGAGCAAGCAAAATTCGAATAATATTAAGTCATATTTTTCCAGAAGTATTCTCATCAATATCATCCATAATTCCATTACAAATGGCAAGGAGTCTTACTACTTTTGAAGTAGTAAGCTTTTTACAAAAACAAGATAAAAATCTATATCCTAGCCTTGGAGAACTGCTCAACTATATGGAAATGGGCAATAAATATTTATGGATATGGATCAATCCCCTACTCATATTAATAGTCATAAACATAATACTAACAATAATAAATTTACAACTGAGAAAAAAAATGAAACATTTAATATCATATTAA
- a CDS encoding ribonuclease Z yields MGFNINIIGTGGTRPLHNRYLSSVLIEYNGDNFLFDCGEGTQMSLRKQKISWQKIKMICITHLHADHITGLLGIVMLMSQSGETRKEPLIIAGPVGIKNYTKTNIDMLKIYKNYEIIYKEIIIDKTEKIIYEDKTKKIEYTRLKHSIECVGYLFIEKDKPGKFNTEKAEELNIPKGPIRKTLQDGKEILINGKIIKPSEILGESKKGLKVAYITDTGYFKELIQQIKNFNLVIIESTFKNELKKEADKKLHLTAGGAANIVKQAKVLQTGLIHFSERYTLRKDLENLLKEAKLEYPDGEIFLTKDGMRLEASKNNFIIK; encoded by the coding sequence TTGGGATTTAACATTAACATTATAGGAACTGGAGGAACAAGGCCGCTCCACAACAGATATTTGTCATCGGTGCTCATCGAATACAATGGAGACAATTTTTTATTCGATTGTGGAGAAGGAACTCAAATGTCTTTAAGAAAACAAAAAATATCTTGGCAAAAAATAAAAATGATTTGCATTACACACTTACATGCTGATCACATTACAGGACTACTTGGAATAGTAATGCTAATGTCACAAAGTGGAGAGACAAGAAAAGAGCCATTAATCATCGCTGGACCTGTTGGAATAAAAAACTATACAAAAACTAATATAGATATGCTTAAAATATATAAAAACTATGAAATAATTTATAAAGAAATAATCATAGACAAAACAGAAAAAATAATATATGAAGATAAAACAAAAAAAATTGAATACACCAGGCTAAAGCATTCAATAGAATGTGTTGGATATTTATTCATAGAAAAAGATAAACCTGGCAAATTTAATACAGAAAAAGCAGAAGAGTTAAACATTCCCAAAGGGCCTATTAGAAAAACTCTGCAAGATGGGAAAGAAATACTAATAAACGGAAAAATTATAAAGCCATCAGAAATACTTGGAGAATCTAAAAAAGGATTGAAAGTTGCGTACATTACAGATACTGGTTATTTTAAAGAGCTCATACAGCAAATCAAAAATTTCAACCTTGTAATAATTGAGAGCACATTTAAAAATGAGCTTAAAAAGGAAGCGGATAAAAAACTTCATTTAACAGCTGGTGGGGCTGCAAATATTGTTAAACAAGCAAAAGTTTTACAAACAGGCCTTATTCATTTTAGTGAAAGATATACATTAAGAAAAGATCTTGAAAACTTACTAAAGGAGGCAAAATTGGAATATCCAGATGGAGAAATTTTTTTAACAAAAGACGGAATGAGACTTGAAGCAAGCAAGAATAATTTTATTATTAAATAG
- a CDS encoding ABC transporter ATP-binding protein, translating to MINVEKVTKMYGSFTALLNVNFKVEEGEVLGILGPNGAGKSTLIKILTSFHYPSKGNVKIFGKDIVEHSKEILQQIGYVPEKLALYPELSVKEYLKFISEIKGVKKIKKEIDRVISIFKLKEVEDKLISQLSKGFKQRVGIAGALINNPKLVILDEPTNGLDPNQIIEFKEFLRELAKESTILFSSHILSEVESICKRIIIVNNGVIVADDTKENIIKNKLKEIEIELIILKKSENEKKIFNSKNDIFTLIQLEEHDKDLNISLKLSQGKTEEDLFSYIVKNNIILKAMIPKHESLEKIFSKLTKER from the coding sequence ATGATAAATGTAGAAAAAGTTACCAAAATGTATGGTTCATTTACAGCGCTACTTAATGTTAACTTTAAGGTGGAAGAAGGCGAAGTGCTTGGCATACTTGGCCCAAACGGAGCCGGAAAGTCCACATTAATCAAAATCTTAACATCATTTCATTATCCAAGTAAAGGTAATGTAAAAATTTTTGGAAAAGACATTGTAGAACATTCAAAAGAAATATTGCAACAAATAGGATATGTTCCTGAAAAACTAGCTCTTTATCCAGAACTTTCTGTTAAAGAATATTTAAAGTTCATATCAGAAATAAAAGGTGTTAAAAAAATAAAAAAAGAAATTGACAGAGTAATAAGCATATTTAAATTAAAAGAAGTTGAAGATAAGCTGATTTCTCAACTTTCAAAAGGATTTAAGCAAAGAGTAGGAATAGCTGGTGCTTTAATAAATAATCCTAAGCTTGTAATACTTGATGAACCAACAAATGGTCTTGACCCAAATCAAATAATTGAATTTAAAGAATTTTTAAGAGAACTCGCAAAAGAAAGTACAATATTATTTTCTTCACACATACTAAGCGAAGTAGAATCTATTTGTAAAAGAATAATTATTGTCAACAACGGAGTAATTGTTGCTGATGACACAAAAGAAAATATTATTAAAAATAAACTTAAAGAGATCGAAATAGAATTAATAATTTTAAAAAAATCTGAAAATGAAAAAAAAATTTTCAATAGTAAAAATGATATTTTTACACTAATACAACTTGAAGAACACGATAAGGACTTAAACATTTCATTAAAACTATCTCAAGGCAAAACAGAAGAAGATCTCTTTAGCTACATAGTAAAAAATAATATAATCTTAAAAGCAATGATCCCAAAACATGAAAGTCTTGAAAAAATATTTAGCAAATTAACCAAGGAGAGATAA
- a CDS encoding septum formation initiator family protein, with product MTIYKKIAMSFYSGILSYFIIAPIFGERGFVNYQKLDNNLTLIKNHIEKLKEIQKELKARYINLQVSKSEILKEANKLGYYPKNSTVIKTNNNKDQYRQGQILTLQNPISKNQNFYFISIAIGLIYYFLSSCIIQTKKITKSNKLASNNSKD from the coding sequence ATGACCATTTATAAAAAAATTGCAATGTCTTTTTACTCAGGAATACTAAGCTACTTTATAATAGCTCCCATATTTGGAGAGAGAGGATTTGTTAATTATCAAAAACTGGATAATAACTTAACATTAATAAAAAATCACATCGAAAAACTAAAAGAAATTCAAAAAGAATTAAAAGCAAGATATATTAATTTACAAGTATCTAAATCCGAAATTCTAAAAGAAGCCAACAAGTTGGGCTACTACCCCAAAAACTCAACAGTAATAAAAACCAATAACAATAAAGATCAATATCGCCAAGGGCAAATATTAACACTACAAAATCCCATTTCCAAGAATCAAAATTTTTACTTTATATCAATAGCAATAGGTTTAATTTATTATTTTTTATCAAGTTGTATTATCCAAACCAAAAAAATCACAAAAAGCAATAAACTTGCTTCCAACAACTCTAAGGATTAG
- a CDS encoding ABC transporter permease subunit, which produces MKIFIFKNVIYLLINLICASFFCVSLVSFFSNEHQYTPFVKTNILKKYLQYIGICKSIERYALIHNFNPKSKLEKNYFLKHIAGNSYIIYKTKNEGILWGDYRYSLLSNGKPTTKIIFKKIFNTLKVSIPGALLSYIAAIALIIIWKLYIKNNLINNFLEYLMLLLHSMPRNLTVFLILSLIYYLNLNPKNLIIGGFAWFFSFFIFNSVIFKQSLDKTLSEFYIKAAKSRGINKIQIILKHALIPSITPLLTNMRPILTTAFFGASMIESMFEIDGVGALYLNALKFNDYAISKDLIFIGVFIMLIPNIITDILIYKINPYKDTLS; this is translated from the coding sequence TTGAAAATATTTATTTTTAAAAATGTAATATATTTATTAATTAATTTAATTTGTGCATCATTTTTTTGCGTATCGTTAGTAAGTTTTTTTTCAAATGAACACCAGTATACTCCTTTTGTTAAAACAAATATCCTAAAAAAATACTTGCAGTACATTGGAATATGCAAAAGTATAGAAAGATATGCTTTGATACATAACTTTAACCCCAAATCAAAATTAGAAAAAAATTACTTTTTAAAGCATATAGCTGGTAATTCATATATAATATACAAAACAAAAAACGAAGGAATACTATGGGGTGATTATCGGTACTCACTACTGAGCAATGGAAAGCCAACTACTAAAATAATTTTTAAAAAAATATTCAATACTTTAAAAGTCTCAATTCCAGGAGCCCTGCTCTCTTATATTGCAGCAATAGCCCTTATTATAATTTGGAAACTTTACATAAAAAACAACTTAATAAATAATTTTTTAGAATATTTAATGCTATTACTCCACTCCATGCCAAGAAACTTAACAGTATTTTTAATATTGTCTTTAATATATTACTTAAATTTAAATCCAAAAAATTTAATAATAGGTGGATTTGCATGGTTTTTTTCATTCTTTATATTTAATTCTGTAATTTTCAAACAATCTCTTGACAAAACTTTATCAGAGTTTTACATAAAAGCTGCAAAATCAAGAGGAATAAATAAAATACAAATAATCTTAAAACATGCATTAATTCCATCAATAACGCCATTACTTACTAACATGAGACCTATTTTAACAACTGCTTTTTTTGGAGCATCAATGATTGAATCAATGTTTGAAATTGATGGAGTTGGGGCCTTATATTTAAATGCTTTAAAATTCAACGATTATGCCATTTCTAAAGATTTAATTTTTATTGGTGTTTTCATTATGCTTATTCCAAATATAATAACAGATATATTAATTTACAAAATCAACCCATACAAGGACACGCTAAGCTAA
- a CDS encoding endonuclease III domain-containing protein produces MFYNFFMINLDLIVDETLFRYPDVKPFLNYKNNYELLIMAILSARTTDNLVNKISPCLFERYGNFESLSRANIRDVEKLIYKTGFYSRKANNIVNCSIDILEKFNGVIPNNIFDLVKLPGVGRKTANVILGSVYNKPAIIVDTHFSRVIKRHALSLENSPIKIELDLKRRIEPCKQYRFSMAINKHGREVCTARNVSCANCFLEKFSPRVC; encoded by the coding sequence ATGTTTTATAATTTTTTTATGATTAATCTTGATTTGATTGTTGATGAGACTTTGTTTAGATATCCCGATGTTAAACCTTTTTTAAATTATAAGAATAATTATGAACTTTTAATAATGGCAATTTTAAGTGCAAGAACAACAGATAATTTGGTGAATAAAATTTCTCCATGTCTTTTTGAAAGGTACGGGAATTTTGAAAGTTTATCAAGAGCAAATATAAGAGATGTTGAAAAATTAATTTATAAGACTGGTTTTTATTCAAGGAAAGCTAATAATATTGTAAATTGTTCTATTGATATTTTGGAAAAATTTAATGGCGTTATTCCAAATAATATTTTTGATCTTGTTAAGCTACCCGGAGTAGGTCGAAAAACAGCAAATGTTATTCTTGGTTCTGTTTACAATAAGCCCGCAATTATTGTAGATACTCATTTTAGCAGAGTTATTAAAAGGCATGCTCTTTCTTTGGAAAATTCTCCTATTAAGATTGAACTGGATCTAAAAAGAAGAATAGAGCCTTGTAAGCAGTATAGATTTTCTATGGCTATTAATAAGCATGGAAGAGAAGTTTGCACTGCTAGAAATGTAAGTTGCGCGAATTGTTTTTTAGAAAAATTTTCTCCAAGAGTTTGTTAA
- a CDS encoding ABC transporter permease: MKIDLKQSLALSKKELKILFGTPTAYVVMLFFLTFINFSFIFLSGFFIKDNASLTSYFSSMPIILMLVLPALSMGVFSEEHKTGSIELLYALPLSPQEIVLGKFITLKIFTLILFSLTLPLTIMTIFMGEFDLGIILLQYLGIILYSLSVLSMGTFISSITKSQIVSYIITVFTLILILFSGKLVMIFGKENIIGEMLNFISITNHFSYFNMGILNLSDFIYFITFTITFLMLSTHSITLKKWR; this comes from the coding sequence ATGAAAATAGATTTAAAGCAATCTTTAGCTCTTTCTAAAAAAGAACTAAAAATATTATTTGGAACTCCAACTGCATACGTTGTGATGCTATTTTTTTTAACATTTATAAACTTTTCATTTATTTTTTTATCAGGATTTTTTATTAAAGACAATGCATCTCTTACCTCTTATTTCTCTTCAATGCCTATTATTTTGATGTTAGTGCTGCCAGCACTTAGTATGGGGGTGTTCTCAGAAGAACATAAAACAGGAAGCATTGAACTACTTTATGCTCTACCTCTAAGCCCTCAAGAGATAGTCTTGGGTAAATTTATTACACTCAAAATATTTACCTTAATACTATTCTCACTTACCTTACCTCTTACAATAATGACAATTTTCATGGGCGAATTTGATCTTGGAATAATATTGCTTCAATATCTGGGGATAATTCTTTATTCTCTCTCGGTGCTAAGCATGGGAACATTTATCTCCTCTATTACAAAAAGTCAAATAGTCTCTTACATAATAACCGTATTTACACTGATATTAATACTATTTTCTGGGAAATTGGTTATGATCTTTGGAAAAGAAAATATAATAGGAGAAATGCTTAATTTTATTTCAATAACTAATCACTTTAGCTATTTTAATATGGGAATACTAAACTTATCAGACTTTATTTATTTTATTACATTCACAATCACATTTCTAATGCTAAGCACACACAGCATAACGCTAAAAAAATGGAGATAA